GTACTagataaatacaaaaatgataaattagtGATCGGAAAGAGGCATTTCTTTGAAATATATGTGGTATTCCTTGAAAAatgtaagaaaaaaacaactatgaatattttagagagtttaatttgaatttaaaaaatgagttatagaatattaatttattgttcaaatattaaacgaaatgtgaaaaaaaaaagatcatGAAAAATTAAGGGAAATTACACACTTTAAAGATTACACAGAAagattaaataagaaaacatatatatattaatgtggGCAAAAGAAAGTTAATAACTGTAAATACAACTcctttacattttataaaagtaatgtaaaaatatacatgaaaaaaatggataatgCAGTAAGTACTCATgatagaataatattttaaatgaatgaTTTAACTAATTGATTAAGATATATAAGAGAGAAATGCATATAAGTGGTAACGGAGTTCAATAAAGTATGTTAAGGACAATTATAGGAAGTTTTGAAGATAAATGAGGTTTCAAAGAATTAcataattgtaaaataaaaataccaacggaaatatttgtaatgatatgtataataatataagaagAATACATTAATAAAGCATATACTctgaacaaataaaatttttttatatttacccATCAAACATATGAAGAGATTAgaatatattgataaaaattaaaatcttTAAGATGCTGTAGAAGACATAAAGGAATTATTCTAAACATAATAAacagaaataattttatatatatataattgaagAACCCTTTGTCAAggtgaatatatttttgaagtgTGATAATTGTAATGAAGAATTAATTTAGTTTAAAAAAgtgaatttatataaattaaaggggaaattattattgaaaaaacTATAAAGTAATCGAGAAAAGTATAGTAAggtgtatgtatatgaaaatattcgAACGGAAAGAACTTAAGGAAATTATGGTATAAATTGTCTATATACTGTTCctaatgaaaacaaaataaaaaaaaaaaaaattacgacTAACGTATGTAAAAACGTATGCCTAAGAACTGATTTATTGGGGGAAAAGTacttttaattatgttttgaaaaaataataataataatattttatatattttaaaattactttattttttgaattttattttattgttcatcagattacattaatatttcttttatatatatatatatatatatattttataaaaaataaaataataaattaagtatataattttaaaatattttgtttacgCTAAATAGtataaactatatattatttaaaacaagaaaattaaaaaattattaaaaaaataaaaaattataatttatataccattaatatataaatagttttttatatttgattgtattttatagattcaatattttaaatatattacggACTATTTAAGAacgatatttttataattaatatatcatataatgctatgcaaaatttttgatttttacatttgtccttattataactttattaataaaatgacacaataataatagacttttctgatatataatatttatagaataattataataacaaaacaTTGTCAAAATTAGTTATCATTTCAATGTAGAGAATGGCGTATTACCTATATTCTATACGTTATATATTCTACatattctatattatttacacGTCATATTTTACATCATCTcaatatttagaaatataaagaacttctatatgtttttttatttttaaaagatctAATAGAAAGAActatttaattattctattaagtaatttaataatatattctgaattattatgaatacattcaaatatttttgttttaaacaaaattatcttttaaaaaataaaattaagatagaaattgtataatatatatttaaagctatttttattttttggtattgtcaaaaaaaaaaaaaaaaattatatttatatatgttgtgTTATGTATtcagaaataaataaaaaataataaaaaaataaataaaaaattctcCATTGtcattaaattaatattatactattgtcaatttatttttttatggatgtattaaaatataaataaatagactcaaggaaaaaataatgaatttaattctatttattataattgtcgggtttttccttttaacttttatttGCCAATTTTATGATGATTTcgtatgaaaatattttaaaaattaatttgtgTTATTCATGAATTTTGtatgcttttttttgttaatacttTTTGTTAGAATGAActtaattattcttttaaattacgAATATatgctttaattttttagaataCGTTTAACAAATATTTGGAAGAAAAGCACAATTTTGGTATAAAAATGGATAGAAGAAATTATCGATTATTGGAAAAGTGTTCGCAGAATAAACTTTCAAGAAGTGTAAGATTAATGCAACAGTTACCAAATAATGGAATACGAGAGAAAAATGATAGATCTTATTACGAAATGGGCGTCGCAAGACAAATGAATCTGTCAAATAGAGCtttatcaaaaaatgaagaagataATAAACAGtctatgaaaaataaaacttgtatatttgaaacaaaaaaatattcccatttagaaaaaaaaatattcaaagaattGGATTATATGGATTTTCTTAAAAGGAGCAGGACAATTAGTGATAAggtttacaaaaaaataatacttaaaaaatacggATTACGATATGCTTTACCtctattaatatttgtaatgttattaatatcaCTTATATTGGATTATTCTTGTTCTTACGGAATTAAAAGATGGTTGTTTAAGGTATTGAAACTCTTATCACCTGGTTGGTTCAAGAACTTACATAAATTTCTGAGAACTTCTTATTTAGGTAGTTTCTTCAAGTCTatggaaaaagtaaaaaaaatggtacGTTCTAAAGCTGGTAAGAATGAGACTGTGAAGATAATAACTGAATCTTATGTAAGCAGTTTTAtgatttttctaatttatgtattagCTTTCATTATATTAGGTACCACAGTTATATTAGCGATTATGTActaccataaaaaagttaaaaaatttgaaaaaattaggtTCAGGAAAAGATAAGTAAATaagattatatatttatttttataagtaaataGTTTATATGATGTAATACGTGCAATAtcgttatttatatatttaataaaaataaccaTAATTAACTAAATTTTGCAATTACTCCTACATATACGCGCCATACTTTACacacaagaaaaaaatacgtCCATATCTTTTTAGTGAATTTTAacgttttaatatatttgaattcttatcataatgaattttttatgttaaatatatatgtcataatatatatatatttttcctatttagattcatttttataaaaaccctatttttgtacataaaaattaatatataatagaaaaattaaaatgattatatagaaattttttgatattttttattctaacTAAAAAGTGATTTCTATCGTATATCTTGTTCTagtacaaaattattattttttcaggttattaagaaaatatattattagttttaaattatcaATAAATGTATGCTCTTTGCTATTCAATGAAAGaaagttaatatattttgttttgttgatatgtatacatactttgttttatagtaataaaattttatatatgtctaTATGAATCTATGTTATGATTAttggtaataaaaaaatatttatgtttattattaaaatataacaatatatatttaattttttttttgaacatattttctatttttcatGCATATAACGATAGGAAGAAGAAGctactataattttaaaaatatatataactatgaatatatttttttattcaaaattaataatgcattaatatttataacgctaatatctaaataaaatgaaattaaaaaaactattTATTATGGATTTGTAAATAATGCATAggtatataactttttttttttttgttcacataagttttattttgttgaaTTTAAGAGccctatattttttgtacaaCGCTAAATTATATAAGTGTAAGGTATATCATTTCAAAAATgaatgttttattaataattttcgtgaatgaattttacataataaatattttttaatggaatcatatgaaaattacaatataattttaatacgCATTTTAGATATCACATTTACTTTCTcgtaaaaagtattttttaattattaaaataatacatgcatgtttttttctttgtaaaaatataataaagtgATAGATAATAGCAGAGTTATATATGCGAATTAGTGTGTATAGTGAAAGGGAAGaaatttgtaataaaaatattaatataaaatatttatatgtattttatttatataatatgaattatatctgtatattattaaaattttttcttctgttattgcgatatatatatataaaataattatattacgatattatttttttttttttaaataatacgatattttgttttagtaatatttataagacATAAAATGGGAAGTTCTAAAAAAATCGAAAAATTTGAAGTTGCATTATTTAAAACTGTTACACATTTAAGtgtataagaataataatataaataaatattaagttgtaatacattatatattagtatatatattatattattatatttatatttgcatatatatatctgtacgtgttttcaatattaaaaatgtaaacttATTTaaccatttttattttttattaatcattaaaaaaatttattgtattatatttttctaaaattaatttactaaaatttatcatcttttattttttaaaaatacattaatagttaataacattaataattaaaaaatatttaaaaatatatggattatatgtgaaaaattgaaaaacgttgttatataaaagaaagaatatgcctaacacataaaaatgaaatatgtattacaaaaatattctttaatataagatataaaaactatttttatttgaattgcaaaattaaaaaaaaaattatattaataagaaattatCTTGCAATTAGAAGAAgatatttgtaaattatttatttttattccctaaaattattagtttttcatttatatgtacttttATACCGTACATGAATTTTATATGACGAAATATTCTGTTTTAATGTAATTCCAAGAAGGAATATTAGtagaatattttgaatagGTTTCGCTATGCCATTGAtaattaagtaaaattttttatgaacaaaaaaaaatagaaaaaaacttttttttaatcttttgcttattaagtttttaattttccctGTATCTATTACTCTtctaattgtatatatatttattttttatataactttgaattatattctaatatatacaaacatatatggttaaaaaatataaattacatatatatatatccataaaAGGTTCTTAACAACTTAAATTGACcctttcatttcatttttatatttctcctttttaccccgcttttttcttttttttttttgcatttagttttcgaaaaattaaaataaaataataacatattattaaatattaatggaATTATTTcttgtgtatatttttctaaattaagGTAAAGCATAAATTGCATTTTGCAGTTGTGAAGAGACACTGAAATGCAAGTATTACCCTGACCTGTTGTAATAATTGGAATGATAAATGTAACtataattgaaaattttactttattttccGTGTTTGGTATACTATTTTTCACCATAGGCTTAGATATTAATGGAGTATACatgcaaaaattttaataattgtaaaaagtGAGAACTGCATACATTATCAATATGTATGGGTAAGAATTATCTATATGATAATCCTaagcatttatatttatttttttaggaTACAAGAATCTCTATCAAGACAACTTATTCACGTAGAAAGAATGTTACTCCGATGGTGTAGAAAATGGAGAGTAAGCAAATTCCTATCTTATGAAACGATGCGTAACTCgtagaaaatgaaaataagaaatatataaaaatgtaaaataaaatgaaatgttatatataatgatacaaaatatatgtataattgtaaatttttgaaaaaatttttttcccgcttttttttctatattaagaaaacaaTTACAAAGATGCTTTTGTAAAAACGAAGATATACCTGCATTTGCAAGTCTTATGCAAAAGAGActgaaaaaaatggaaatgtatctgttttcaaattttttttttatttattcctgCTTGCCTTAATTggtatataaaacataaaatgcACGAAATAAGGAAGTAATTGTATATTCTCGAGACATCGATGTATTAGAGctgaaaaaaattgttttaaaagaatttata
The window above is part of the Plasmodium malariae genome assembly, contig: PmUG01_00_25, whole genome shotgun sequence genome. Proteins encoded here:
- the PmUG01_00048400 gene encoding fam-l protein, which produces MNLILFIIIVGFFLLTFICQFYDDFNTFNKYLEEKHNFGIKMDRRNYRLLEKCSQNKLSRSVRLMQQLPNNGIREKNDRSYYEMGVARQMNLSNRALSKNEEDNKQSMKNKTCIFETKKYSHLEKKIFKELDYMDFLKRSRTISDKVYKKIILKKYGLRYALPLLIFVMLLISLILDYSCSYGIKRWLFKVLKLLSPGWFKNLHKFLRTSYLGSFFKSMEKVKKMVRSKAGKNETVKIITESYVSSFMIFLIYVLAFIILGTTVILAIMYYHKKVKKFEKIRFRKR